A genomic segment from Desulfonatronum lacustre DSM 10312 encodes:
- a CDS encoding penicillin-binding protein 1A, whose product MRKLLIIGLILVVFLVLAGAGGLLGLYVWAARDLPSFKKITDYNPSLVTTVLAQDGEVLGYFYNERRFLVESSDLPPHVVQSFLAAEDSNFYQHEGIDISGIMRSLIRNIQARGIVQGGSTITQQVIKSLLLTPERSYERKLKEAILAYRLERYLTKDEILTIYLNQIFFGAGAYGIEAAARTYFNKHAHELDLAEVALLAGLPKAPSLNNPLRNAAGARSRQVYVLDRLLALGWISPAEYSAALEQQLVFDSGSDPSWQRGSWYLEEVRRDLVAKYGEEKVYTGGLKVRTAVDLRHQIAAEQAMRSELIALGKRQGWRGPIERLTGAAADIFLQNQHVDMDAVLSGDWIRALVTDVRADGAYVRFGPYHGWLDVAAMGWARTPNPARAPEDVPPIRDAQRVLEVGDVVWASLLPMENESLDELALDLEAENGEQADDIAQALLGRKWELALEQEPTVEGALASIDPLTGDVLALVGGYSFQRSHFNRATQAVRQPGSTFKPIVYSAALDHGYTAASIVMDAPIVFTDAATSDTWKPENFEGRFYGPTLLRTALVKSRNLVTIRVAQSVGITNIIARARELGLQGDFTPDLSVSLGSIPVNLVNMCQAFSAFARDGSTVEPRTILSVHTAWGEVLLENEVHATPAISPQNAYIITNMLEEAVRDGTGRRARALGRPVAGKTGTTNNHHDAWFIGYTPYLLTGVYIGFDQLAPLGRLETGSRAALPAWLAYRQEVENMYPTQNFTPPPGLVMARVDAGSGLLAGPAWEGETYLLPFVSGTQPQQVASSRKNGDAGRPSSEEDLLRQIF is encoded by the coding sequence ATGCGTAAACTGTTGATCATTGGCCTTATACTGGTGGTTTTTCTGGTCCTGGCCGGGGCCGGAGGCCTCCTTGGACTGTATGTTTGGGCCGCGCGGGACCTGCCCAGCTTCAAGAAAATCACGGACTACAACCCGTCATTGGTTACCACGGTGCTGGCCCAGGACGGCGAAGTCTTGGGCTACTTCTACAACGAGCGTCGTTTTCTGGTGGAATCCTCCGACTTGCCCCCCCACGTCGTCCAGAGCTTCCTGGCCGCCGAGGACAGCAATTTCTATCAACATGAGGGCATCGACATCTCAGGGATCATGCGCTCTTTGATCCGCAATATCCAGGCTCGGGGCATCGTTCAGGGCGGCAGCACCATCACCCAGCAGGTGATCAAGTCTTTGCTGCTCACTCCGGAACGCAGCTATGAGCGCAAGCTCAAGGAAGCCATTCTGGCCTACCGGCTGGAGCGCTACCTGACCAAGGACGAAATCCTGACCATCTATCTGAACCAGATATTCTTCGGCGCCGGGGCCTACGGCATCGAAGCCGCGGCCAGGACCTACTTCAACAAACACGCCCATGAGCTGGATTTGGCCGAGGTGGCCCTGCTGGCCGGTCTGCCCAAGGCGCCTTCCTTGAACAATCCGTTGCGCAACGCCGCCGGGGCCAGATCCAGGCAAGTCTATGTGTTGGATCGTCTGCTGGCCCTGGGATGGATTTCCCCGGCAGAGTATTCGGCGGCCCTGGAACAACAGTTGGTCTTCGACAGCGGAAGCGACCCCTCCTGGCAACGCGGGTCCTGGTACCTGGAAGAAGTCCGCCGGGATTTGGTCGCCAAGTACGGAGAGGAAAAGGTCTACACCGGCGGACTGAAAGTCCGGACCGCGGTGGACCTGCGCCACCAGATCGCGGCGGAACAGGCCATGCGCTCCGAGCTGATCGCCCTGGGCAAGCGCCAAGGCTGGCGCGGCCCCATCGAACGGCTGACCGGCGCGGCGGCGGATATTTTTTTACAGAACCAGCATGTGGACATGGACGCCGTGCTGAGCGGCGACTGGATTCGGGCCCTGGTCACGGACGTGCGTGCCGACGGCGCATATGTCCGCTTCGGTCCGTATCATGGATGGCTGGACGTCGCGGCCATGGGCTGGGCACGAACTCCAAACCCGGCCCGAGCTCCGGAAGATGTTCCGCCGATCCGGGACGCTCAACGCGTCTTGGAGGTCGGCGACGTTGTGTGGGCCTCGTTGCTTCCCATGGAGAACGAGAGCCTGGACGAACTGGCCCTGGACTTGGAAGCGGAGAACGGCGAGCAGGCCGATGATATCGCCCAGGCCTTGCTGGGCAGGAAGTGGGAACTCGCCCTGGAGCAGGAACCCACCGTGGAGGGCGCTCTGGCCTCCATCGATCCGCTGACCGGCGATGTCCTGGCCCTGGTCGGAGGCTACAGCTTTCAGCGCAGCCACTTCAACCGAGCCACCCAGGCCGTTCGCCAACCCGGTTCCACGTTCAAGCCCATCGTTTATTCCGCGGCCCTGGATCACGGCTACACGGCGGCATCCATCGTGATGGACGCGCCCATCGTCTTTACGGACGCCGCGACCAGCGACACATGGAAACCGGAAAATTTCGAGGGCCGATTTTACGGCCCGACCCTCCTCCGGACCGCCCTGGTCAAATCCAGAAACCTGGTCACCATCCGGGTGGCCCAGTCCGTGGGCATCACCAACATTATCGCACGAGCTCGGGAACTCGGCCTCCAAGGCGACTTCACCCCCGACCTCTCCGTCAGCCTCGGTTCCATCCCGGTCAATCTGGTCAATATGTGCCAAGCGTTCTCCGCATTTGCCCGGGACGGCTCCACGGTCGAACCCCGAACCATTCTCTCCGTGCATACGGCCTGGGGTGAAGTGCTGTTGGAAAACGAAGTCCACGCCACTCCGGCCATATCCCCCCAGAACGCATACATCATTACCAACATGCTGGAGGAGGCCGTGCGCGACGGGACAGGGCGCCGGGCCCGCGCCCTGGGACGCCCGGTGGCCGGAAAGACCGGCACCACCAACAACCACCACGACGCTTGGTTCATCGGCTACACCCCGTATCTGCTGACCGGGGTGTATATCGGTTTTGACCAACTCGCCCCTCTGGGCCGCCTGGAGACAGGTTCGCGGGCCGCGCTTCCGGCTTGGCTGGCATACCGCCAGGAGGTGGAAAACATGTATCCCACGCAAAACTTCACCCCTCCCCCCGGGCTGGTCATGGCCCGGGTCGACGCCGGCAGTGGTCTGTTGGCCGGACCGGCCTGGGAGGGAGAAACTTATCTGCTGCCCTTTGTTTCCGGAACCCAGCCCCAGCAGGTGGCCAGCTCACGAAAGAACGGCGACGCGGGGCGACCGAGTTCGGAAGAAGACCTGTTGCGGCAAATATTTTAG
- a CDS encoding chemotaxis protein CheX, with translation MSIEIAKSFIKATTEVLSTMAMITPVAGKPYVKKDSMAKGDVTGVIGLTGDKSGTISVTFTQKCALAVVKNMLGDAIEDVITDTKDAVGEITNMISGKSRQLLAETGLTIQSATPTVIMGKGHTIHHISSEPIMAIPFTTDHGEFTVEFCFQ, from the coding sequence ATGAGCATAGAAATCGCCAAGTCCTTCATCAAGGCGACAACGGAAGTTCTGTCCACCATGGCCATGATCACCCCCGTGGCGGGCAAGCCGTACGTCAAGAAGGACAGCATGGCCAAAGGCGATGTTACCGGCGTGATCGGCCTGACCGGGGACAAGAGCGGGACCATCTCCGTGACCTTCACGCAAAAATGCGCCTTGGCGGTGGTCAAGAACATGCTGGGCGACGCCATTGAAGACGTCATCACGGACACAAAGGACGCCGTGGGGGAAATCACGAACATGATTTCCGGGAAGTCCCGACAACTTCTGGCCGAAACCGGTCTGACCATCCAATCGGCCACGCCCACGGTGATCATGGGCAAAGGCCACACCATCCATCACATCTCCTCCGAGCCGATCATGGCCATCCCGTTCACCACGGATCATGGCGAGTTCACGGTTGAATTTTGTTTTCAATGA
- a CDS encoding D-alanyl-D-alanine carboxypeptidase family protein: MRLLRISFLFFLFLLLAASVHARLDINPPSELTARNYFLMDARSGATLADKDADQRVEPASLTKIMTAYLVFRELQAGKLTLDENVPVSEQAWRTGMTGASRMYIDVGSHVSVEDLIRGMIVQSGNDACVALAERIAGTEAAFVDLMNAQALALGMNDTQFQNSHGLPSEQTQYTSARDIVTLARELIINFPEYYGYYSERSFTYNNITQHNRNLLLGRDPSVDGVKTGWTSAAGYNLVTSAQRDDMRLVAVVMGIEASSSREGGLARADQSQALLNWGFRQFETATIQQPGDILVEPRLWFGAETRLPVGVETTFYASIPRGSRENLRQEMALQELIEAPVEVGQPVGELRVYLQDDLIAEHPLVALRTVSKGGIFRYLLDTILRWFQ; this comes from the coding sequence ATGCGACTACTCCGTATTTCTTTTCTTTTTTTCCTTTTCCTGCTTTTGGCCGCGTCGGTCCACGCCCGCCTGGACATCAACCCGCCCTCCGAGCTGACGGCCCGCAACTATTTTCTCATGGACGCCCGCAGCGGCGCGACCCTGGCGGACAAAGACGCGGATCAGCGCGTGGAACCGGCCAGCCTGACCAAAATCATGACCGCCTACCTGGTCTTCCGCGAACTGCAAGCCGGCAAGTTGACCCTGGACGAGAACGTACCGGTCAGCGAACAGGCTTGGCGCACCGGAATGACCGGAGCGTCCCGGATGTACATCGACGTGGGCAGCCACGTCTCCGTGGAGGACCTGATCCGGGGGATGATCGTCCAGTCCGGCAACGACGCCTGCGTGGCCCTGGCCGAACGGATCGCCGGAACCGAAGCGGCCTTCGTGGACCTGATGAATGCCCAGGCCCTGGCCCTGGGCATGAACGACACCCAATTCCAGAACAGCCACGGCCTGCCCAGCGAACAGACGCAGTACACCTCCGCCCGAGACATCGTCACCCTGGCCAGAGAGCTGATCATCAACTTCCCGGAATATTACGGTTACTACTCGGAACGCAGCTTCACCTACAACAACATCACCCAGCACAACCGCAACCTGCTTCTCGGCCGGGACCCCTCGGTGGACGGCGTGAAAACCGGCTGGACCTCGGCGGCCGGATACAATCTGGTGACCTCGGCCCAACGCGACGACATGCGATTGGTGGCCGTGGTCATGGGCATCGAAGCTTCCAGTTCCCGTGAAGGCGGACTGGCCCGGGCGGACCAATCCCAGGCCCTGCTGAATTGGGGGTTTCGGCAATTTGAAACCGCGACCATTCAACAACCCGGAGACATTCTCGTTGAACCTCGGCTGTGGTTTGGAGCGGAGACCCGCCTGCCCGTGGGCGTTGAAACGACGTTTTACGCCTCCATACCCAGAGGCAGCCGGGAAAATCTTCGCCAGGAGATGGCTCTTCAGGAACTGATTGAAGCTCCGGTGGAGGTCGGTCAGCCCGTGGGAGAGTTGCGTGTTTATCTCCAAGACGACCTGATCGCCGAGCATCCTCTGGTTGCCTTACGCACCGTGAGCAAGGGCGGCATCTTCCGCTATCTTCTGGACACGATTCTGCGTTGGTTTCAGTAA
- a CDS encoding HD domain-containing protein, translating into MSPSPDSSSIHSSDSPPLDAAPRQSAVARLRGERDDLLRATLAEGLVPTDFPVCLSRLTDRYFQTRVSEILTQSTEDTSRIFADSFVVLGVGGYGRESLCPYSDLDVLVLFQDSVPETAGPFCRELFLPLWDLGLDLGHGVRGLQECLTLAQEDHKTFTALLSTRFLAGSRPVMHRFAEAFIELAAHHDLALLADTAIATDSLGGRDRHGAHGSNPAESAQEVPGEVSGELSEALSGGARKRNADFFFDLATENLLEPNIKTSPGGLRDYHGLLWLAIPRLAPGKNQITTQPAGPFSEADVLQLERDVTFLLQTRTALHLTVGRKADVLHLELQPRVARLLGFEANNAGLAVELFLSKLHKAMERIRAMYLAVLRTIRGLDRPRSVVPWPERESKQGIVLAADGLTFAQIFPPRHLPPGKQVMALFTAMGQNGLPLSWTVREAVASACTTLLQDVGERFETLQELTAILMAPGGVQAGRDLLASGVLGALIPELGRVQDRIQFDAYHLRPLGAHTMETLGWLNRWNKRGVEEQTARNGERRSVLAGDILQRLPDATSLVLGALLHDIGKGAPDHAAAGAELAARILGRFRVPEPIVRETIFLVREHLLLFKTATRKDLHDEQVVAACAERVGDEARLDRLFLLSMADARATGPKAWNEWTASLLQDLYFKIRKLFAHGPLSEPQAVKRVERVREEVRHLFLGRDVPKKLDDKLDDKLDADLDELLRKIPLRYLLTTPPGTIRGHIHLVARLGREVAEERRRIPGGRGGLGLATVEAADLPEMGCHEVTFAVMGQPGIFPVLCGSLALHEVNVLAAEVVTWPDGVVLTVFKIQDPPDPLHLEELAFRLKQAVKYAMTGKLFLDYRLEEKRRSRLNAKVVPHPLPPTVHIDNETNDFSTQIEIIADDRPGCLYQIADSLERLQVRVHRAKIATQADRIADTFDVRDHLGQKITDPAHLREIQNALLFALRSSSSPTQIG; encoded by the coding sequence ATGTCGCCTTCCCCCGACTCTTCCTCCATTCATTCTTCCGATTCCCCTCCACTCGATGCAGCGCCGCGACAAAGCGCGGTCGCTCGGTTACGCGGCGAGCGCGACGATCTTTTGCGGGCCACGTTGGCCGAAGGGCTGGTCCCAACTGATTTTCCGGTGTGCTTGTCCCGGCTTACGGACCGCTACTTCCAGACCAGGGTTTCGGAAATCCTGACGCAATCCACCGAGGATACAAGCCGGATTTTCGCTGACTCTTTCGTCGTTCTGGGCGTTGGTGGATATGGTCGGGAATCTCTGTGCCCCTATTCCGATCTGGACGTGCTGGTGCTGTTCCAGGATAGCGTGCCTGAAACGGCCGGGCCTTTTTGTCGAGAGCTCTTTCTCCCGCTCTGGGATCTGGGGCTGGATCTGGGGCACGGGGTTCGCGGCCTCCAGGAATGTCTCACCCTGGCCCAGGAAGACCATAAGACCTTCACCGCCCTGCTTTCAACGCGGTTTCTGGCCGGAAGCCGTCCCGTGATGCATCGGTTCGCCGAGGCCTTTATCGAACTGGCCGCGCACCACGACCTCGCACTCCTGGCTGATACAGCCATCGCGACCGATAGTCTTGGTGGTCGGGACAGGCATGGAGCGCATGGTTCCAATCCGGCGGAGTCCGCGCAGGAAGTTCCAGGGGAAGTCTCGGGGGAACTCTCAGAGGCACTCTCGGGCGGAGCTCGAAAACGAAACGCGGATTTCTTTTTCGACCTTGCGACGGAAAATCTCCTGGAACCCAATATCAAGACCAGCCCCGGCGGCCTTCGGGACTACCACGGCCTGCTTTGGCTGGCGATCCCGCGCTTGGCCCCGGGCAAGAACCAAATAACCACTCAACCGGCGGGGCCATTCTCTGAAGCGGACGTTCTCCAACTGGAACGGGACGTGACATTTCTGCTCCAAACCCGCACGGCCCTGCACCTAACGGTCGGCCGCAAGGCGGACGTGCTGCATCTGGAACTGCAACCCCGTGTCGCCCGTCTCCTGGGGTTCGAAGCAAACAACGCCGGGTTGGCCGTGGAGTTGTTTCTGAGCAAACTACACAAGGCCATGGAGCGCATCCGGGCCATGTACCTGGCAGTCCTGCGGACCATCCGCGGACTGGACCGTCCCCGGTCCGTTGTCCCCTGGCCGGAAAGAGAAAGCAAACAGGGCATCGTCCTGGCCGCGGACGGGTTGACCTTTGCCCAGATATTCCCTCCTCGGCACCTCCCGCCTGGAAAACAGGTCATGGCCCTGTTCACCGCTATGGGGCAAAACGGCCTGCCCCTTTCCTGGACGGTTCGTGAGGCGGTGGCTTCCGCCTGCACCACTCTGCTTCAGGACGTGGGAGAACGCTTCGAAACCCTCCAGGAACTGACGGCCATTCTGATGGCTCCCGGCGGTGTTCAGGCCGGACGCGACCTGCTCGCCTCCGGCGTACTGGGCGCCCTGATCCCGGAATTGGGCCGGGTCCAGGACCGAATCCAGTTCGACGCCTACCATCTGCGCCCTTTGGGGGCGCATACCATGGAAACTCTGGGTTGGCTGAACAGGTGGAACAAGAGGGGCGTGGAGGAGCAAACTGCCCGAAATGGGGAACGAAGGTCGGTGTTGGCGGGAGACATCCTGCAACGCCTGCCGGACGCCACGTCCTTGGTCCTGGGGGCGTTGCTGCACGACATCGGCAAAGGCGCTCCCGACCATGCCGCGGCCGGGGCGGAACTGGCCGCGAGGATACTGGGGCGCTTCCGGGTTCCGGAGCCGATCGTCCGGGAAACCATTTTCCTGGTCCGTGAACACCTGCTGCTGTTCAAGACCGCCACCCGCAAGGATCTGCACGACGAACAGGTGGTGGCCGCCTGCGCCGAGCGCGTCGGCGACGAAGCGCGGCTGGATCGCCTGTTCCTGCTCAGCATGGCCGACGCCCGGGCCACCGGCCCCAAGGCCTGGAACGAGTGGACCGCGTCCCTGCTTCAGGATCTCTACTTCAAAATCCGCAAGCTCTTCGCCCATGGCCCGCTGTCCGAACCCCAAGCCGTGAAGCGGGTCGAAAGGGTTCGAGAAGAGGTCAGGCACCTTTTCTTGGGACGCGACGTCCCCAAAAAACTGGATGACAAACTGGATGACAAGCTTGATGCCGACCTGGATGAACTCCTGCGAAAAATCCCCTTACGCTACCTGCTGACCACCCCGCCCGGCACCATCCGCGGCCACATCCACCTCGTCGCCCGCCTGGGTCGGGAGGTGGCCGAGGAAAGAAGACGCATTCCCGGCGGCCGCGGCGGCCTGGGGCTCGCAACCGTTGAAGCGGCGGACCTTCCGGAAATGGGCTGCCATGAAGTAACCTTCGCCGTCATGGGCCAGCCCGGCATCTTTCCGGTGCTCTGCGGCTCACTGGCCCTGCACGAGGTGAACGTCCTGGCCGCGGAAGTGGTCACCTGGCCCGACGGCGTGGTGCTCACCGTGTTCAAGATTCAGGACCCGCCGGACCCTTTGCACCTGGAAGAATTGGCCTTTCGCCTCAAACAGGCGGTCAAGTACGCCATGACCGGCAAACTTTTTCTGGACTACCGTCTGGAAGAAAAACGCCGTTCCCGGTTGAACGCCAAAGTCGTCCCCCACCCATTGCCGCCAACGGTCCACATCGACAACGAGACCAACGACTTTTCCACCCAGATTGAGATCATCGCCGACGACCGCCCCGGCTGCCTCTACCAGATCGCCGATTCCCTCGAACGTCTCCAGGTCCGGGTCCATCGCGCCAAAATCGCCACCCAGGCCGACCGCATCGCCGACACCTTCGACGTCCGGGACCACCTGGGCCAAAAAATCACCGACCCCGCCCACCTCCGCGAAATCCAAAACGCTCTGCTTTTCGCACTCCGAAGCAGTTCCTCTCCGACCCAAATTGGGTAA
- a CDS encoding Uma2 family endonuclease: MGRAQPVETISVQEYLAGELESDVRHEYIDGAVYAMVGASDRHGLIALNIATALRPHVRGTPCQLFMSDMKVRIQLQGKTIFYYPDLILSCDKNDRHTYFRTSPCLIVEVLSASTRRVDQQEKLSTYITIPSLREYVLVDQDRERVQVHRRSDNWVGQTMTSGSVLFECLAVELPLELIYEDVPLPGPGVDVLREQDALEYGEEAEAPLPHP; the protein is encoded by the coding sequence ATGGGCAGAGCGCAACCCGTCGAGACCATCAGCGTTCAGGAGTACCTGGCCGGTGAGTTGGAAAGCGACGTCCGCCACGAGTATATCGACGGCGCGGTCTACGCCATGGTCGGCGCCAGCGACCGGCACGGCCTGATCGCCCTGAATATCGCCACGGCCCTGCGGCCTCATGTCCGGGGCACTCCCTGCCAATTGTTCATGTCAGACATGAAAGTCCGCATCCAGCTTCAAGGCAAAACCATCTTCTACTACCCGGACCTCATCCTATCCTGCGACAAAAACGACCGACACACTTACTTCCGAACCAGCCCGTGCCTGATCGTCGAGGTTCTTTCCGCCTCTACACGCCGGGTGGATCAGCAGGAAAAGCTGTCCACCTACATCACCATCCCCAGCCTGCGGGAATACGTGCTCGTTGATCAGGATCGCGAACGGGTTCAGGTGCATCGCCGGTCCGACAACTGGGTCGGCCAGACCATGACCTCGGGATCGGTCCTGTTTGAGTGTCTGGCCGTGGAACTGCCGCTGGAATTGATCTACGAAGACGTCCCGCTTCCGGGCCCAGGCGTTGACGTCCTTCGGGAGCAAGATGCTTTGGAGTACGGCGAAGAGGCTGAAGCCCCCCTGCCCCACCCATGA
- a CDS encoding aspartate aminotransferase family protein: MTSSLELLQEREQRVLCRTYGRYPLAVASASGCTLVDPDGREYLDLLAGIAVCNLGHSHPELLAAMRDQAERLIHVSNLFYQEEQLILAEKLLATCSLDKAFFCNSGAEANEAAIKLARRYMRKVKGREAYEVISLAGSFHGRTLATLTATGQDKVKDGFAPLPEGFLTVPFGDFSALERAVSGKTAAVLLEIIQGEGGVRPLTDDYLAAVQELCRERGVLLMVDEVQTGMGRSGRFWAHQHAGLRPDVLTTSKALANGLPMGAMLCTDEAALGFEPGSHATTFGGGPVVSMVAAKVVDILLRDDLPGRAASLGDLAQGLFRQVQAAHPGKIVDVRGRGLMLGIELSFPGQDVWRGLLEAGFVLNLTQDRVLRLLPPLVVTEADLRRFSQALAEILEKTT; this comes from the coding sequence ATGACATCTTCCCTTGAATTGCTTCAGGAGCGCGAACAGCGCGTATTGTGTCGGACCTACGGTCGCTATCCTTTGGCCGTGGCTTCAGCCTCGGGATGTACCCTCGTCGATCCGGACGGACGGGAGTATCTGGACCTGCTGGCCGGAATCGCCGTGTGCAACCTCGGGCATTCCCACCCGGAACTGCTGGCCGCGATGCGGGACCAGGCCGAGCGGCTGATCCATGTCAGTAATTTGTTCTATCAGGAGGAGCAGTTGATCCTGGCTGAGAAGTTGCTGGCCACCTGCTCCCTGGACAAGGCCTTTTTCTGCAATTCCGGAGCCGAGGCCAACGAGGCGGCCATCAAACTGGCTCGTCGGTACATGCGCAAGGTCAAGGGCCGCGAGGCCTACGAGGTGATCTCCCTGGCCGGGTCGTTCCATGGCCGGACCCTGGCCACGCTGACGGCCACGGGACAGGACAAGGTCAAGGACGGCTTCGCGCCGTTGCCGGAGGGGTTTCTGACCGTTCCGTTCGGGGATTTTTCCGCCCTGGAGCGGGCCGTGTCCGGGAAAACCGCCGCCGTGCTCCTGGAGATCATCCAGGGGGAAGGCGGGGTGCGGCCCTTGACCGACGACTACCTGGCCGCTGTTCAGGAACTGTGCCGGGAGCGGGGCGTGTTGCTGATGGTGGACGAGGTGCAGACCGGGATGGGACGCAGCGGAAGATTCTGGGCCCATCAGCATGCCGGGCTTCGTCCGGATGTTCTGACCACCTCCAAGGCCCTGGCCAACGGCCTGCCCATGGGGGCGATGCTCTGCACCGACGAGGCGGCCCTGGGGTTCGAGCCGGGCAGTCACGCCACCACCTTCGGCGGCGGGCCGGTGGTGTCCATGGTGGCCGCCAAGGTGGTCGACATCCTGCTCCGGGACGACCTGCCCGGCAGGGCCGCGAGCCTTGGCGATCTGGCTCAGGGACTGTTCCGCCAGGTTCAGGCGGCCCATCCGGGCAAGATCGTCGACGTGCGCGGTCGCGGCCTGATGCTGGGCATCGAACTGTCTTTTCCCGGCCAGGACGTCTGGCGTGGGCTTCTGGAAGCGGGCTTTGTCCTGAACCTGACCCAGGACCGGGTGCTTCGGCTTCTTCCGCCGTTGGTCGTTACGGAGGCGGATTTGCGACGGTTCAGTCAAGCCCTGGCTGAAATCCTGGAAAAAACGACTTGA
- the dut gene encoding dUTP diphosphatase, whose product MHSIPVDVRLLSPLWSQSDLRGATPGSCGLDLMACFTEEQRVLLPGERTAVPSGLAIDIRRPGIAGFVYSRSGLGTKQGLVVSQGVGVIDPDYRGEIIVSLLNTSGEERTITRGQRIAQLIFQPFFPAEFTVRDELTATRRGAGGFGHTG is encoded by the coding sequence ATGCATTCCATTCCAGTCGATGTACGCCTTCTCAGCCCGCTGTGGTCCCAGTCCGATCTGCGGGGCGCCACGCCGGGGTCTTGCGGACTGGATCTGATGGCCTGTTTTACCGAAGAACAGCGGGTCTTGCTTCCGGGAGAACGCACGGCGGTACCCAGCGGTCTGGCCATCGACATCCGCCGACCGGGAATCGCCGGGTTCGTCTACTCCCGCAGCGGGCTGGGCACGAAGCAGGGCTTGGTGGTCAGCCAGGGCGTGGGCGTGATCGATCCCGACTATCGCGGGGAGATCATCGTCTCCTTGCTGAACACCTCCGGGGAGGAAAGGACCATCACCCGCGGCCAGCGCATCGCCCAGTTGATCTTTCAGCCCTTTTTCCCGGCCGAATTCACGGTCCGGGACGAGCTGACCGCCACCCGGCGCGGGGCCGGGGGGTTTGGGCATACGGGGTGA